Genomic DNA from Marinobacter sp. LV10MA510-1:
TAGAGCGTATAGCCCAACTGCATGGAGCATCGCTAACGCTTGAAGATGGTGATGCGGGGAAAGGCCTGGTTGCAACCGTGTGTTTCAGGGCGATGTCAGTATAAGGGCGGTCGACATTTTATATTGACGGTAATCCGTTTCCTTAAGCTTAGATTAAGGTGAGTCTGAGATACTCCTTTAACGCCGAAGACACGGTGTTACCCACAGGAGAATTTTATGAATATCAAATCCAGACTTTCGAACTTTGCAACCATCACGGGCATGGTGCTGAGTTTGCTGGGGGCTACCGCAATAGCTGCGCCGGCAAATAACGATCATGACCACGGCGACGGTGTGGCGGAACTTAGGCTCGATAACGGCAGCAAGTGGGCGATCGATGCACCGCTAAGTCGGGCTATGACTAATATCCGAAATGCCGTGGACAAAGACTACGAGGCTATCCATTCCAATCAACTAGCAGGCGAAAAGTACGCTGCATTGGCCACGAAGGTCACCAATGAAGTCGCTTACATGGTTGAGAACTGCAATCTTGAGCCTGAAGCAGATGCTCAGCTGCACCTGATCATTGTGGACCTGATGGAAGGCTCAACGGCGATGGAAAGCAAAGCCAATGCGCAGGATGGTGCGGTAAAGGTGATCGGGGCGATTGGAAAATACATCACTTATTTTAATGACCCGGATTTTAAACCGATTAAGCATTGATGGCTAACCCATTCCGGTTTTCTGGGGACCGCACAGGGAGGTAGTATTTCGCGAGGGGTTCAATGCGGTTCGGCATAGAATCCAACCGTAACCGGGGCTTTTTGATAGACTTTTATAGAACGAGTCATTTGGAATGTATCCTGGAGGTTGAGCAAGGGGCAAGAAACGAGCTCTCGAATTGCTGACTCGTAGTAAGCCGGAACTCCAGCCCGTTTTGGCCCCCACGCTCTCAGGCGCCCGCTATGACTCGTTGCGAAAGCTGCCTGACATAGCTGATGGCTCCAACAGTGAAAGATTTCAGAAGAAAAGCAATTGGCGGATATTAAGTTTCCACTCCAGGCTGTCCAGCAGATTTTTCAGTGCCAGGCCCAGTTCGGTGTCGCCCTCAATCACCAGGCGGCGCTGGAAAAACAGCTGGTCTGGGTCCTGATTCCGTTCGGCCAAGGTTTTGAAAGCGCTGAGAGAGCCCCGAATGGTCGCCTCACCTGGGCCGTCTACAATGCGCAGCCTGCCGGCCCAGAATCCAAAGGTAACACCGGGCTGACCTCCATTCAGCTCCAGGCGAATTCTGTGCCCTTCAAAATCATCAAATTCGCCGTCAGCAATGGCCTCGGCAAACAACCGGTTCAGCGGCGCTTCGACGACCAGCTGTTTTAATACCAACGGCAGGCGCTGGTCAATAGCGGCCAGCAGTGGTGAAGGCGAGGGTAAATACTCTTTCACTAGCGCCAGTGAATCGGTCATTAGCGGGTTAGCGGCCAGTTTCTGGCTAACAGCTTGCGCGCGTGACATGCCTGGCAGTGTATGAAATGCGGGTAGCGAGGGGCGCGGCAAAAAGGTTGGCATGTGCAGGGCCATGAATGTCTCCGTTGGTGATCAAACACGCCACTAAGGGCGTGTTCAGAAACACCTACATTAACCAAGGCTGGCCCGTGCCGCGTTGATATAGCTCAGCTCTTGTGCAGACCCTCTTCCACGGCCCACACCGCGACTTCCACCCGCGAGCGCAGGTTGAGTTTTTTCAGCAGGTGCTTTACGTGCACTTTCACAGTGCCGTCGCTGATGTCCAGTTTGCGGCCGATCATCTTGTTGGAAAGACCTTCGGCAATGAGCTTCAGAATGTCTTTTTCCCTTGGCGTGAGGCTGTCGAAGTCTGGCCGCGCCGGCTTTTGCGGTTTGTTATTGCGCAGTGCTTCTGCCAGCAGGGAGGTAAGGCGTTCGCTGATGACCAGCTTGCCTACGGCGGCCTGGTGCAGCTGGTTAATCATATCTTCCGGTTCCATGTCCTTCAGCAGATAGCCGTCGGCACCGGCGCGCAATGCTTCAACCACATCGTCTTGCTGGTCTGACACCGTGAACATAATAATGCGCGAGCTGATGTTGTGGGCTCGTAACTGCCGCAAGGCTTCAATACCGCTCACATCTGGCATATTCAGATCCATCAGAATCAGGTCTGGCTCCAGCTCCAGGGCAATGCGCACACCGTCTGTGGCATTGCTTGCCTCGCCTGCTACCTCAAGGTCTGGTTCCATTTCAATTAGCTGCTTGATGCCTTTGCGTAACAAAGGGTGATCATCTATCAACAGTATGCTTGCAGGTGTGTCAGACATGGCTCTCTCTTTATAGGGGTAAACCGTCAAATGGAATCCGCGGTTTGCGGGTTATTGGCCGGTTTAACCGGGATCAGGTTCCGGGCTTGGGGAATAAAATGCAAACTCACTTCCACACCTCCTTGCGGATGATTAGCAACCGTTAGCTGGCCGCCCAGTGAGCGGGCGCGATCCTGCATAATGATCATGCCGTAATGGTTCTCTGGCTGGCCTGAGTCGGGTAGCCCTCGACCGTTGTCACGGATTTTAGCCTTAACCTGCGGGGACTCGAAACTGACGTCAACCCACACGGCCTCGGCCTTGCTGTGCTTTACCGCGTTGGCCAGCGCTTCGCGCACAACCTGCAGCGTGTGGATTTCTTCATTGGGCGACAGCGTCTGTGCAGGCAGTTTGTACACCAGATTGACGGGTTTGGCCATGCGTTCAGAAAATTCGTGCACGGTCTGGCGCAGTGCGGCGCCGAGGTCCGGTGTGTCCAGCTTCAAACGGAAGGTTGCTAACAGTTCCCGCAACTGACGATAGGCACTGCTTAAACCTGTGCTCAGTTCGTCCAATACTGCGTCATACCCGGTTTTTTGTGGGCCGTCCATGTTCATTCTGCGCAATCGAGTAACCTGGATTTTAAGGTATGACAAAGACTGGGCCAGGGAATCGTGGAGCTCGCGGGCAATAACGGTGCGTTCTTCGGCCAGCGTCCGCTGTTGTTCTTCGGTAATTTGCCGCTCCAGAAATATGGCTGTGGCCAGCTGATCGCTTAGAGTTTCCAACAGCCTTCGTGCGGTTTTAGACAACTCCTGTGAGGCCGGGTACCAGACTTCCAGTGTGCCCAGTAGTTGGCCCGGGGTGCGAATGGGCAGCAGCAAACGGCGCCCGTCATTGCCGGCCATTGGCAGCTCGTCATGTTCCTCTTCGGTCACCAGACAGGCGTTGCAGCTGTGATCGCGGCAGTAAAATGGGCGCACCATGGTAGCAGTAGTGACGGCTTGAACAGGCTCTGCGGAGGCTTTGTCGTGCAGATACAGGTTGATAGGGCCTATGCCGAGCATTTGCTCCAGCTGTTTCAACATGGGCACTGCACCATCGCACAAGCTGTGATTCGCAAACAGAGTGCGGCTGGACGAATGCAGTAATTCGAGCGCAGCGTGGCTTTTCTCCAGCTCTTCGGTTTTGGCTTGGACCTTACTTTCCAGTTCGTAGTAAGTGAGCGCCAGCTCGCTGGTCATCTGGTCAAACGCCGACCCGAGCTGCGCCAGCTCATCAGAGCCACGCAGCTCGGCCTTGCGGGAAAAATCTTGCTTGCTCACGGATTCGGCAATGCTCACCAGTTTTCGTAGCGGCCGTAGAACTCGCTTTTTCAAGTCCAGAAACAACGCCAATACGATCAGGATAGCGAACACCAGACTGATCACCTGTATCAGGTCCAGCAGGCGGATGCGGGCTTCGGTGCGATGTTCAAGCATAGACACCAGCACATCGACATTGTCCACGTAGCTTTGAGTGGTGTTAATCATAGAGTCTGTTAGCGGGTCTCCGGGCCGGTGTTGTGCCAGCATGGGGCCGACGCTGGAGTTCCACTGGTTGACTACGTCGCGGTAGCGTTGCGCCAGCGGGTGATCGGTTGTAAGTGGTAATGACTGGACAATATCAGCGTGTACCAGGCGTTGATTGTAGAGGCTTACCATCTGGTCCAGGGCCTGGCGCGCATTGGCGGTATTCTGGTCTTCCAGTCGCGCTACCTGCGCCAACAACTGATACGCGCCCATACGCAGAGTGCCCGCCAGGTTGATGGCGGTGGCGTTACCGGCAATGCTTTGTGACACCCCCAGAGTGACCCCCATACTGACAATGGCGGTGAGTACAATCGCACTGACGGCGATGGCAATCCGGTGAACCAGTGAACTTCTGGAGGTCATAGGGTTTTTTAGGTGGCGAGTGGGTATTGATTGAATGCCAACTACCTCTTTACGGATAGACAGCTACCCACGAGGTTGTTAAGCCATCATAGTCTTTGACCGCCAGACAGGCAAAGTAAGACACTCAAAGGCACGTCTGCCAACAGGATAAAATCGATGAATGTGGGGCCAGGGCCGTCCGAAATCCGAGCGTTACAGCTATCGGCCGACAGCACCGAACCGGATGACGAACGGGATGAGGAGCGCTATGCATCGCTGTTGTTAGTGTTACCACTAGCGCTGGCCGGTTTCATTATTGCTGCCGCTTGCTGGACCCTGTTTGCAGTGGTCGGCGTGACTCTGCGCAACGATTTTCAGCTGAGTGAGCTTCAGTTTGGCCTGTTATTGGCAATGCCGATGGCGGTGAGCGCATTGCTAGCGGTTCCGGCAGGACTGTTTGCGGGTAAGTGGGGTGCCAGAAAAGTTATGTTGTGGTGCCTTACAGGTCTTGCGCTAAGTATGACGCTGGTGTTCTTCGCCGACAGTTTTGCCGGTTATATTGTGGCGGCTGGCGGTTTGGGCCTGGCCGGTGGTTTCTACAGTGCGGGTTTGCAATTTGTGACCCTTCATTGCCGGCCGCGACGGCTGGGGCTGGTGTTGGGTGTTTTTGGTGCGGGTATTACTGGCGCCGGTTTCAATTATTACCTGGTGCCGCTTCTGCACCAAGCCTACTCCTGGCAAGGCGTTCCTCTGGCTTATGTCATTGTGCTGCTGCTGATATTGGCACTGTTTCTGATGCTCACCGAGCCCGACGACCAAACCACATCCTTTGTAAGCAATACCGCGGCCTGGCGCAAATGTTGTGCGCCAGGAGTTTGGTATTTGTGTGGTTATTTTTCCGTTATTGCCGGCAGTTTTTTTGCATTGGCTCTGTGGCTGCCGGATTACCTGTCAGCACGCTCGGGCCTGCCGGTAGGCTTGGGTGCGCATCAGGCTTTGTGGTTTGTATTGCCGGGCGCTCTGGCGCAGATTGCGGGCGGCGCGCTGGCCGATCGTTTAGGTAGCAGCCGGGTGGTTATGTGGGCTTTGCTGTTGGCGCTGGCGGCGCTATTTGTGTTGTCGTACCCGCCGATGACGCTGTCGATACAGGGCGTGGGGCGCTCTTATCATTTAGAGCTTTTGCTGCCGCGGGTGTGGGAAGGCGGTGTGATGATTATGCTCGGCGCAGCTTTGGGCTCAGCTATTGGTGCTCTGCAGC
This window encodes:
- the narL gene encoding two-component system response regulator NarL, which codes for MSDTPASILLIDDHPLLRKGIKQLIEMEPDLEVAGEASNATDGVRIALELEPDLILMDLNMPDVSGIEALRQLRAHNISSRIIMFTVSDQQDDVVEALRAGADGYLLKDMEPEDMINQLHQAAVGKLVISERLTSLLAEALRNNKPQKPARPDFDSLTPREKDILKLIAEGLSNKMIGRKLDISDGTVKVHVKHLLKKLNLRSRVEVAVWAVEEGLHKS
- a CDS encoding histidine kinase → MTSRSSLVHRIAIAVSAIVLTAIVSMGVTLGVSQSIAGNATAINLAGTLRMGAYQLLAQVARLEDQNTANARQALDQMVSLYNQRLVHADIVQSLPLTTDHPLAQRYRDVVNQWNSSVGPMLAQHRPGDPLTDSMINTTQSYVDNVDVLVSMLEHRTEARIRLLDLIQVISLVFAILIVLALFLDLKKRVLRPLRKLVSIAESVSKQDFSRKAELRGSDELAQLGSAFDQMTSELALTYYELESKVQAKTEELEKSHAALELLHSSSRTLFANHSLCDGAVPMLKQLEQMLGIGPINLYLHDKASAEPVQAVTTATMVRPFYCRDHSCNACLVTEEEHDELPMAGNDGRRLLLPIRTPGQLLGTLEVWYPASQELSKTARRLLETLSDQLATAIFLERQITEEQQRTLAEERTVIARELHDSLAQSLSYLKIQVTRLRRMNMDGPQKTGYDAVLDELSTGLSSAYRQLRELLATFRLKLDTPDLGAALRQTVHEFSERMAKPVNLVYKLPAQTLSPNEEIHTLQVVREALANAVKHSKAEAVWVDVSFESPQVKAKIRDNGRGLPDSGQPENHYGMIIMQDRARSLGGQLTVANHPQGGVEVSLHFIPQARNLIPVKPANNPQTADSI
- the ubiT gene encoding ubiquinone anaerobic biosynthesis accessory factor UbiT, which encodes MALHMPTFLPRPSLPAFHTLPGMSRAQAVSQKLAANPLMTDSLALVKEYLPSPSPLLAAIDQRLPLVLKQLVVEAPLNRLFAEAIADGEFDDFEGHRIRLELNGGQPGVTFGFWAGRLRIVDGPGEATIRGSLSAFKTLAERNQDPDQLFFQRRLVIEGDTELGLALKNLLDSLEWKLNIRQLLFF
- a CDS encoding MFS transporter, which translates into the protein MNVGPGPSEIRALQLSADSTEPDDERDEERYASLLLVLPLALAGFIIAAACWTLFAVVGVTLRNDFQLSELQFGLLLAMPMAVSALLAVPAGLFAGKWGARKVMLWCLTGLALSMTLVFFADSFAGYIVAAGGLGLAGGFYSAGLQFVTLHCRPRRLGLVLGVFGAGITGAGFNYYLVPLLHQAYSWQGVPLAYVIVLLLILALFLMLTEPDDQTTSFVSNTAAWRKCCAPGVWYLCGYFSVIAGSFFALALWLPDYLSARSGLPVGLGAHQALWFVLPGALAQIAGGALADRLGSSRVVMWALLLALAALFVLSYPPMTLSIQGVGRSYHLELLLPRVWEGGVMIMLGAALGSAIGALQRMIILASREAAAVMAGVLLLGAFAVAFVLPIVFAAINAWLNVRSAVFMLLFVMLAVCILLFARNTRRRERRKLSFAQPRVV